The proteins below are encoded in one region of Segatella copri:
- a CDS encoding glycoside hydrolase family 140 protein: MKKIMITLALACGIFTAASAAKNEKPWANGKLQVSANQRFLQFENGQPFFMLGDTGWLLPERLDRAEAQYYLQKCRVAGFNTVLIQVMDGTPSFNIYGQQSLPAGWDLSKADPAGVYSYWDHLDYIIKLAEMNGIYIGMVTIWGSQVKAENINAQQAKAYGKFLANRYKNSPNIIWVMGGDIQGDIHPEVWESLATSIKSIDHNHLMTYHPRGRYTSAKWWSKAKWLDFHTFQSGHRKYGQRMGNKDYPIPDNTEEDNWMYVDSTWAYKPIKPVLDAEPSYEDIPKGLHDPNEERWQDYDVRRYAYWSVFAGSCGHTYGHNAIMQMLKPGYPTSYGSDGAEKPWYVALNDPGFNQMKHLKNLMLSLPYFERVPDQSIIAGENGERYNRLLATRGNDYLLVYNYNCVPMKLDLRKVSGSRKNVWWMDAANGQLEYIGEFDNKIITFAPQKATRGISDGVFIAIDASKDYLKKDQKMIEDQSLAGKKRDLNE, from the coding sequence ATGAAAAAAATAATGATAACATTGGCGCTGGCTTGCGGAATCTTTACCGCTGCCTCTGCCGCTAAAAACGAAAAGCCTTGGGCTAATGGTAAATTACAGGTTTCTGCCAACCAGCGATTCCTGCAGTTTGAAAACGGACAGCCGTTCTTCATGTTGGGTGATACCGGCTGGCTTCTGCCGGAACGTCTGGATAGAGCCGAGGCACAGTATTATCTTCAGAAATGCCGTGTAGCGGGATTCAATACCGTTCTCATCCAGGTGATGGACGGCACACCTTCCTTTAATATCTACGGTCAGCAGTCGCTCCCTGCCGGATGGGATTTGTCAAAGGCAGACCCTGCAGGTGTCTACAGCTATTGGGATCATCTCGACTACATCATCAAACTTGCCGAGATGAACGGCATCTACATCGGCATGGTAACCATCTGGGGTTCTCAGGTAAAGGCAGAGAATATCAATGCACAGCAGGCTAAGGCATACGGAAAGTTCCTTGCCAACCGCTATAAGAATTCGCCTAATATCATCTGGGTGATGGGTGGCGATATCCAGGGTGATATCCACCCAGAGGTGTGGGAGTCGCTCGCTACCAGCATCAAGAGCATCGATCACAATCATCTCATGACCTATCATCCTCGTGGCAGATATACTTCTGCCAAATGGTGGAGCAAGGCGAAATGGCTCGATTTCCATACCTTCCAGAGTGGTCATCGCAAGTATGGTCAGCGTATGGGTAATAAGGATTATCCTATCCCTGACAATACCGAGGAGGACAACTGGATGTATGTGGATTCTACCTGGGCATACAAGCCTATCAAACCTGTGCTCGATGCCGAACCGAGCTACGAGGATATTCCGAAGGGCTTGCACGATCCTAACGAGGAGCGCTGGCAGGATTATGACGTTCGCCGCTATGCCTACTGGAGTGTCTTTGCCGGTTCCTGCGGCCATACCTATGGTCATAATGCCATCATGCAGATGTTGAAGCCGGGCTATCCTACCAGTTATGGAAGTGATGGAGCCGAGAAGCCTTGGTATGTGGCGCTCAACGATCCTGGATTCAACCAGATGAAGCATCTCAAGAATCTGATGCTCTCTCTGCCATACTTTGAGCGTGTGCCTGACCAGAGCATTATTGCCGGTGAGAATGGCGAAAGATATAACCGTCTGCTGGCTACCCGAGGCAACGATTATCTGCTGGTTTACAATTACAACTGTGTTCCGATGAAACTCGACCTCCGCAAGGTTTCGGGCAGCAGAAAGAACGTATGGTGGATGGATGCTGCCAACGGACAGCTGGAATACATCGGAGAGTTTGACAACAAGATCATCACCTTCGCTCCTCAGAAGGCTACCCGCGGCATCAGCGATGGTGTTTTCATCGCCATTGATGCCAGCAAGGACTATCTGAAGAAAGACCAGAAGATGATAGAAGACCAGAGTCTGGCTGGTAAGAAAAGAGATTTGAATGAGTAA